One window of Mus caroli chromosome 11, CAROLI_EIJ_v1.1, whole genome shotgun sequence genomic DNA carries:
- the Brca1 gene encoding breast cancer type 1 susceptibility protein — MDLSAARIQEVQSVLHAMQKILECPICLELIKEPVSTKCDHIFCKFCMLKLLNQKKGPSQCPLCKNEITKRSLQGSTRFSQLVEELLKIMAAFELDTGMQVTNGFSFSKKKNNSCERLNEEESIIQSVGYRNRVRRLPQVEPGNATLKDSLSVQVSNLGIVRSVKKNRQTQPRKKSVYIELDSDSSEETVTKPGDCSVRDRELLQTAPQEAGDEGKVRSAGEAACEFSEGIRNIEHHQCSDDLNPTENHATERHPEKCQSISVSNVRVEPCGTDAHASSLQPETSSLLLIEDRMNAEKAEFCNKSKQPGIAVSQQSRWAASKETCNDRQVPSTGEKVGPNADSLSDRKKWTHPQSLCPENSGPATDVSWITLNSSIQKVNEWFSRTGEMLTSDSASAGRHESNAEAAVVLEVSNEVDGGFSSSRKTDLAAPDPHHTLMCKSGRDFSKPVENNINDKIFGKSYQRKGSRPHLNHVTEIIGTFITEPQITQEQPFTNKLKRKRRTSLQPEDFIKKADSAGVQRTPDNTNQGAGPMEPHEQAVSTTSNCQENTIEGSNLQKERNACPTESLRKEPASTAGAKSKSNSVSDLEVELNVRSSKAPKKNRLRKKSSTRCVLPLEPISRNPSPPTCAELEIDSCGSTEETKKNSSNQQPARHLREPQLIEDTEPAADAKKNEPNEHIRKRRASDAFPEEKLMNKAGLLTSCSSPRKSQGPVNPNPQKTGTEQVETRQIPDSAKELRDQVLRGEPSGKTTDRSEESTSVSLVPDTDYDTQNSVSVLEANTVRYARTGSAQCMTQFVASENPKELVHGSNNAGSGTECLKPPLRHELNHSQEKVEMEDSELDTQYLQNTFQVSKRQSFALFSKPRSPQKDCASPKVTAKGKQKERQGQEEFEISHVQAVAATVGLPVPCQEGKLAADTMCDRGSRLCPSSHYRSGENGLSATGKSGISQNSHFKQSVSPTRSSIKIDNRKPLTEGRFEKHTSSTEKAVGNENILQSTVHTISLNNRGNACQEASSGSIHEVCSTGDSFPGQLGRNRGPKVNTVLLLDSTQPGVCQQSVPVSDKYLEIKKQEGEAVCADFSPCLFSDHLEQSMRSGKVFQVCSETPDDLLDDVEIQGHTSFGEGDVMERSAVFNGSILRRESSRSPSPVTHASKSRSLPRASRKLESSEESDSTEDEDLPCFQHLLSRISNTPELNRCSSAVTQPMPEKAEGTQAPWKGSISDCNNEVIVIEASQEHQLSEDPRCSGSMFSSQHSAAQGSTAIANSQDPNFNPPSKPRSHQSGNEEAFLSDKELISDNEEMATCLEEDNDQEEDSIVPDSEASGYESETNLSEDCSQGDILTTQQRATMKYNLIKLQQEMAHLEAVLEQRGNQPSGHSPSLLADPCALEDLPDLEPNMSGAAVLTSKNINENPVSQNLKSACDDKFQPQHREGPTGGDDESGMGRPSPFQSLLAGSRGSAHGRSRCLQKRRSPSQEELLQPAGSETSSEPHNSTGRSCLPRQDLEGTPYLESGISLFSSRDPESESPKEPAHIGTTPASTSALKISQGQVAESFRSAAAAGADKAVAGIVSKIKPELTSSEERADRDIAMVVSGLTPNEVMIVRKFAEKYRLTLTDAITEETTHVIIKTDAEFVCERTLKYFLGIAGGKWIVSYSWVVRSIQERKLLNVHEFEVKGDVVTGRNHQGPRRSRESREKLFKGLQVYCCEPFTNMPKDELERMLQLCGASVVKELPSLTHDTGAHAVVIVQPSAWTEDSNCPDIGQLCKARLVMWDWVLDSLSSYRCRDLDAYLVQNITCVPDSSEPQDSND, encoded by the exons TTACAAatggttttagtttttcaaaaaagaaaaataattcttgtGAGCGTTTGAATGAGGAGGAGTCTATCATCCAGAGCGTGGGCTACCGGAACCGTGTCAGAAGACTTCCCCAGGTCGAACCTGGAAATGCCACCTTG AAGGACAGCCTCAGTGTCCAGGTGTCTAACCTTGGCATCGTGAGATCAGTGAAGAAAAACAGGCAGACCCAACCTCGAAAGAAATCTGTCTACATTGAACTAG aCTCTGACTCTTCTGAAGAGACAGTAACTAAGCCAGGTGATTGCAG TGTGAGAGACCGGGAATTGTTACAGACCGCCCCTCAAGAAGCCGGAGATGAAGGCAAGGTGCGCTCTGCAGGAGAGG CTGCTTGTGAGTTTTCTGAGGGCATAAGAAACATTGAACATCATCAATGCAGTGATGATTTGAACCCTACTGAGAATCATGCAACTGAAAGGCATCCAGAAAAATGTCAGAGTATTTCTGTTTCAAACGTGCGTGTGGAGCCATGTGGCACAGATGCTCATGCCAGCTCATTACAGCCTGAGACCAGCAGTTTATTGCTCATTGAAGACAGAATGAATGCAGAAAAGGCTGAATTCTGTAATAAAAGCAAACAGCCTGGCATAGCAGTGAGCCAGCAGAGCAGATGGGCGGCAAGTAAAGAAACATGTAACGACAGGCaggttcccagcactggggaaaaggTGGGTCCAAATGCTGACTCCCTCAGTGATAGAAAGAAGTGGACTCACCCGCAAAGTCTGTGCCCTGAGAATTCTGGACCTGCCACCGATGTTTCTTGGATAACACTAAATAGCAGCATTCAGAAAGTTAATGAGTGGTTTTCCAGAACTGGTGAAATGTTAACTTCTGACAGCGCATCTGCTGGGAGGCACGAGTCAAATGCTGAAGCAGCTGTTGTGTTGGAAGTTTCAAATGAAGTGGATGGGGGTTTCAGTTCTTCAAGGAAAACAGACTTAGCAGCCCCCGACCCCCATCATACTTTAATGTGTAAAAGTGGAAGAGACTTCTCCAAACCAGTAGAGAATAATatcaatgataaaatatttgggaaatcctatcagagaaagggaagccgCCCTCACCTGAACCATGTGACTGAAATTATAGGCACATTTATTACAGAGCCACAGATAACACAAGAGCAGCCCttcacaaataaattaaaacGTAAAAGACGTACATCCCTTCAGCCTGAGGACTTCATCAAGAAAGCAGATTCAGCAGGTGTTCAGAGGACTCCCGACAACACAAATCAGGGAGCTGGCCCAATGGAGCCACATGAGCAAGCAGTGAGTACTACCAGTAACTGTCAGGAGAACACAATAGAAGGTAGTAATCTCCAGAAAGAGAGAAACGCCTGTCCAACGGAATCATTGAGAAAGGAGCCTGCTTCCACAGCAGGAGCCAAATCTAAAAGCAACAGTGTAAGTGATTTGGAGGTAGAATTAAATGTCCGCAGTTCAAAAGCACCTAAGAAAAATAGGCTGAGGAAGAAGTCTTCTACCAGGTGTGTTCTTCCACTTGAACCAATCAGTAGAAATCCAAGCCCACCTACTTGTGCTGAACTTGAGATCGATAGTTGTGGTAGcactgaagaaacaaagaaaaacagttcCAACCAACAGCCAGCCAGGCACCTTAGAGAGCCTCAACTCATCGAAGACACTGAACCTGCAGCGGATGCCAAGAAGAACGAGCCAAATGAACACATAAGGAAGAGACGTGCCAGCGATGCTTTCCCAGAAGAGAAATTAATGAACAAAGCTGGTTTATTAACTAGCTGTTCAAGTCCTCGAAAATCTCAAGGGCCTGTCAATCCCAACCCTCAGAAAACAGGAACAGAGCAAGTTGAAACACGCCAAATACCTGACAGTGCCAAAGAACTCAGGGATCAGGTCCTGAGAGGAGAGCCCAGTGGCAAAACCACTGACCGATCTGAGGAGAGCACCAGCGTGTCCTTGGTACCTGACACTGACTACGACACTCAGAACAGTGTCTCCGTCCTGGAAGCTAACACTGTCAGATATGCAAGAACAGGATCCGCTCAGTGTATGACTCAGTTTGTAGCAAGCGAGAACCCCAAAGAACTCGTCCATGGCTCTAACAATGCTGGGAGTGGCACAGAGTGTCTCAAGCCCCCCTTGAGACACGAGCTTAACCACAGTCAGGAGAAAGTAGAAATGGAAGACAGTGAACTTGATACTCAGTATTTGCAGAATACATTTCAAGTTTCAAAGCGTCagtcatttgctttattttcaaaacCTAGAAGTCCCCAAAAGGACTGTGCGAGTCCAAAGGTGACAGCTAAAGGTAAACAAAAAGAACGTCAGGGACAGGAAGAGTTTGAAATCAGTCACGTACAGGCAGTTGCAGCCACGGTGGGCTTACCTGTGCCCTGTCAGGAAGGTAAGCTAGCTGCTGATACAATGTGTGATAGAGGTTCTAGGCTTTGCCCATCATCTCATTACAGAAGCGGGGAGAATGGACTCAGCGCCACAGGTAAATCGGGAATTTCACAAAACTCACATTTTAAACAATCAGTTTCTCCCACCAGGTCATCTATAAAAATTGACAATAGAAAACCTCTGACAGAGGGACGATTTGAGAAACATACATCATCAACTGAAAAGGCGGTGGGAAATGAGAACATTCTTCAGAGTACAGTGCACACAATTAGCCTGAATAACAGAGGAAATGCTTGTCAAGAAGCCAGCTCAGGCAGTATTCATGAAGTATGTTCCACTGGTGACTCCTTCCCGGGACAGCTAGGTAGAAACAGAGGGCCTAAGGTAAACACCGTGCTTCTATTAGATAGTACGCAGCCTGGTGTCTGTCAGCAAAGTGTTCCTGTAAGTGATAAGTATCTTGAAATAAAAAAGCAGGAGGGTGAGGCTGTCTGTGCAGACTTTTCTCCGTGTCTATTCTCAGACCATCTTGAGCAATCTATGAGAAGTGGTAAGGTTTTTCAGGTTTGCTCTGAGACACCTGATGACCTGCTAGATGATGTTGAAATACAGGGACATACTAGCTTTGGTGAAGGTGACGTAATGGAGAGATCTGCTGTCTTTAACGGAAGCATCCTAAGAAGAGAGTCCAGTAGGAGCCCTAGTCCTGTAACCCATGCATCGAAGTCTCGGAGTCTCCCCAGAGCATCTAGGAAACTAGAATCCTCAGAAGAGAGCGACTCCACTGAGGATGAAGATCTCCCCTGCTTCCAACACTTACTGAGCAGAATAAGCAACACACCTGAACTGAACAGATGCAGCAGTGCTGTGACACAGCCTATGCCGGAGAAAGCGGAGGGGACCCAAGCACCATGGAAGGGTAGCATCAGTGACTGCAATAATGAGGTGATTGTGATAGAGGCATCTCAGGAGCATCAGCTGAGTGAGGATCCAAGATGCTCTGGCAGCATGTTCTCTTCACAGCACAGTGCTGCCCAAGGGTCAACTGCAATTGCAAACTCCCAGGATCCCAATTTTAATCCACCTTCCAAACCGAGGAGTCACCAGTCTGGGAATGAGGAAGCTTTCCTAAGTGACAAGGAATTGATTTCAGATAACGAGGAAATGGCAACTTGCCTAGAAGAGGATAATGACCAAGAAGAGGATAGTATAGTCCCAGACTCAG AGGCGTCCGGATACGAGAGTGAAACAAACCTTTCTGAAGACTGCTCGCAGGGAGATATTTTAACCACTCAG CAGCGAGCGACCATGAAGTATAACCTGATAAAGCTGCAGCAGGAAATGGCTCACCTGGAAGCTGTGCTGGAGCAGCGTGGGAACCAGCCTTCTGGCCACTCCCCTTCCCTCCTAGCAGACCCTTGTGCCCTGGAAGACCTGCCAGATCTGGAACCAAACATGTCAGGAGCAG CAGTTTTAACTTCAAAGAACATTAATGAGAATCCTGTAAGCCAAAATCTGAAGAGCGCTTGTGATGACAAATTCCAACCACAACATCGGGAGGGTCCCACCGGTGGAGATGACGAGTCAGGGATGGGAAG gcCTTCCCCTTTTCAATCTCTGTTGGCAGGCAGTAGGGGTTCTGCACATGGCCGCTCTAGGTGTCTTCAAAAGAGAAGGTCCCCCTCTCAGGAGGAGCTCCTCCAGCCTGCTGGATCAGAGACATCATCTGAGCCACACAATTCCACAGGGCGGTCTTGCCTGCCAAGGCAAGATCTAG AAGGAACCCCATACCTGGAATCTGGAATCAGCCTTTTCTCTAGTAGAGACCCCGAGTCTGAGTCCCCTAAAGAGCCAGCCCACATTGGCACCACACCAGCTTCAACCTCTGCACTGAAAATATCCCAAGGTCAAGTTGCTGAGTCTTTCAGGAGTgcagctgctgctggtgctgaTAAAGCAGTGGCAGGAATTGTGAGCAAGATAAAGCCGGAATTGACATCTTCAGAAGAAAGAGCGGATAGAGACATAGCCATGGTGGTGTCAGGCTTGACCCCCAACGAAGTA aTGATTGTGCGAAAGTTTGCTGAAAAATACCGCCTCACGTTAACTGACGCTATCACTGAGGAGACTACACATGTAATTATAAAAACAG atgctgagtttgtgtgtgagcggacactgaaatattttctgggcATTGCAGGAGGAAAGTGGATAGTTAGCTATtcgt GGGTGGTCCGGTCTatccaagaaagaaaacttctgAATGTG CATGAATTTGAAGTCAAAGGAGATGTTGTGACTGGAAGAAATCACCAAGGTCCAAGGCGATCCAGAGAATCCCGGGAAAAG CTCTTCAAGGGCCTACAGGTCTATTGTTGTGAGCCCTTCACCAACATGCCCAAAG ATGAGCTGGAGAGGATGCTGCAGCTGTGTGGGGCTTCCGTGGTGAAGGAGCTTCCATCGCTCACCCATGACACA GGTGCTCATGCAGTTGTGATCGTGCAGCCAAGCGCCTGGACAGAAGACAGCAACTGCCCGG ATATTGGGCAGCTGTGCAAGGCACGTCTAGTGATGTGGGACTGGGTGTTGGACAGTCTATCCAGCTACCGGTGTCGGGATCTGGATGCCTACCTGGTACAGAATATCACCTGTGTCCCTGACAGTAGTGAGCCACAAGACTCCAATGATTAA